In Cotesia glomerata isolate CgM1 linkage group LG1, MPM_Cglom_v2.3, whole genome shotgun sequence, one genomic interval encodes:
- the LOC123268888 gene encoding uncharacterized protein LOC123268888 yields MASEKINLIGNPFGKLNIRKLPTVKEVLSLFFHYHKVLSLKINESAIKTARMVRDCWKNQQISTTGFQNTVNKILGIYKKWQLLQCNRKRGKSKAQNKKEVTFEEKIRQLFNIAGKNSLKRLSGEKTQISGHEMSAIPAEFPDNNTSQQISEEHIKMMELDEINAEFCDENYNAIKPSQTSLQTSSQSMISQSSNFSDFEMENFPQKQIPKINLITPKLATALDRANVSSRNATYILAATLKSLGIDIQGVNLSYKTTHRNRIFHRKNIAEGLKEDLKFNDNYVVHWDGKLLSEIVGTEVVDRLPILLSSCGTEQLLGIPKIDSGTGVEQALAVQSTTINLCFDTAATNTGIHHGGGVELEKLLWRTLVWLPCRHHAMKLVIKGVFEVYWMTQTGPNVQFFSRFKDFWHKIDKLKYNAGINDPTVSDVLLDEKDQILAFIENYSQEVHLI; encoded by the exons atggcgtctgaaaaaatcaatttaatcgGTAACCCATTCGGTAAACTCAATATTCGTAAACTTCCGACTGTAAAAGAAgttttgtcattattttttcattatcataAAGTTTTGAGTCTGAAAATTAATGAGAGTGCCATAAAAACTGCACGTATGGTTCGTGATTGTTGGAAAAACCAACAAATTTCTACTACTGGTTTTCAGAACACTGTCAATAAGATACTtggtatttataaaaaatggcaATTATTACAGTGCAATCGTAAGAGAGGGAAATCAAAAGctcagaataaaaaagaagtgacgtttgaagaaaaaattagacAATTGTTTAATATTGCTGGAAAAAACAGTTTGAAACGTTTGAGTGGAGAAAAGACACAGATTTCTGGGCATGAAATGTCTGCGATTCCAGCAGAATTCCCTGATAATAATACTTCACAGCAAATCTCTGAAGAGCACATTAAAATGATGGAACTAGATGAGATAA ATGCAGAATTTTGTGATGAAAATTACAACGCTATTAAACCGAGTCAAACATCATTGCAAACATCATCGCAATCGATGATTAGCCaaagttcaaatttttctgATTTCGAAATGGAAAATTTTCCCCAAAAacaaattccaaaaataaatcttatcaCTCCAAAACTAGCAACTGCCCTTGATCGTGCTAATGTGAGTAGCAGAAATGCTACGTACATTTTGGCAGCTACTCTGAAGAGTCTAGGAATCGACATTCAAGGTGTTAATTTAAGTTATAAAACTACCCACCGAAATCGTATATTTCATCGAAAAAATATTGCTGAAGGCTTAAAAGAAGATCTTAAATTCAATGATAATTACGTTGTTCATTGGGATGGTAAATTGTTAAGTGAAATTGTTGGTACGGAAGTTGTAGACAGGCTCCCTATTCTTTTATCTTCATGTGGCACAGAACAATTATTGGGAATTCCAAAAATTGATTCGGGAACTGGTGTTGAGCAAGCATTAGCTGTACAATCAACTACAATCAACTTGTGTTTTGATACTGCAGCTACGAACACAG GAATCCACCATGGTGGTGGCGTGGAACTAGAAAAGCTGTTGTGGCGAACGCTCGTTTGGTTACCATGTCGCCATCATGCCATGAAACTTGTTATTAAAGGTGTCTTTGAAGTATACTGGATGACACAAACAGGCCCAAATGTTCAATTTTTCTCCCGATTCAAAGATTTTTGGCACAAGATCGATAAACTGAAATACAATGCTGGAATCAATGACCCTACAGTTTCTGACGTACTATTGGATGAAAAAGATCAAATCTTGGCTTTCATTGAGAATTATTCACAA GAGGTTCACTTGATATGA
- the LOC123268974 gene encoding uncharacterized protein LOC123268974: protein MYILPILTVDLPSFVIADPKWPYLKNLKLADPRYLQPRPVDIILGASPATQIMNAEIKRGLRNSPIAQSTTLGWIVYGAVTAKHASTSHAALHASLDTLLQDAIAKFWEQEEVPSGNSPLNTAEEDECEVHFRQTHYRQPNGRYVVRLPLKAPESQLGDSIKAAIGSLRRLIIRLSREKDYSDMYRSFMAEYIKLGHMVRVPINDLPANAYFLPQHGVLKLDSTTTKLRTVFNGSCATSTGISLNDILHTGPKTQIDIFDVMLRICCNRILFATDITKMFRQIEVDSLDWPLQCILWMD, encoded by the coding sequence ATGTATATTCTACCAATACTGACGGTAGATCTTCCATCATTTGTGATCGCTGATCCGAAATGGCCGTATCTTAAGAATCTCAAGCTCGCTGACCCGCGCTATCTACAGCCGCGTCCTGTAGACATTATTCTAGGTGCATCACCAGCCACACAGATCATGAACGCTGAGATTAAACGTGGACTTCGCAATTCTCCAATTGCACAATCCACCACGCTTGGTTGGATTGTCTATGGAGCTGTCACCGCTAAACACGCTTCCACGTCACACGCAGCATTGCATGCGTCATTAGACACATTATTACAAGACGCTATCGCAAAGTTTTGGGAGCAGGAAGAGGTTCCATCAGGTAATTCACCGCTCAACACCGCTGAAGAAGACGAATGTGAAGTTCACTTTCGTCAAACGCATTATCGACAGCCTAATGGACGCTACGTAGTGAGATTACCGCTTAAAGCCCCCGAGAGTCAACTTGGCGACTCTATCAAAGCAGCCATAGGGTCACTCCGAAGATTAATAATTCGCCTGTCGCGAGAAAAAGATTATTCTGACATGTATCGCTCGTTCATGGCAGAATACATAAAACTAGGACACATGGTTCGAGTACCAATCAATGACTTGCCCGCAAACGCTTACTTCTTGCCTCAACATGGGGTATTGAAGCTTGATAGCACCACTACGAAGCTCCGCACAGTATTCAACGGTTCCTGTGCAACATCTACAGGAATTTCATTGAACGACATTCTACACACAGGACCCAAAACGCAAATTGACATCTTCGACGTGATGTTGAGAATCTGCTGCAACAGGATTCTATTCGCTACTGACATCACCAAGATGTTCAGACAGATTGAGGTTGATTCGCTTGATTGGCCGCTTCAGTGCATTCTTTGGATGGATTAG
- the LOC123269053 gene encoding uncharacterized protein LOC123269053 codes for MAAAVYLRVTDVDENTKVSLLGSKTQVAPLKTMTILRLELSAAWLLTQLILHVKEIQSLENIRINLWTDSAVTLVWIQSPATRWKTFVRNRVEKIQETLRDVSWKFIPGKQNPADCASRGRPTLKLKQHALWWYGPTWFHEPESSWPTLEPPAENATHREERQGLTLLFPLLQKLSIWHRVIDRFKRVPQSSLAYPLTPSDLEHAKLTLIKLTQGQYFAREIHTLQDGDGLPKNNCITNLTPFIDHQGVLRVGGRLKNALLDPEEKHPAILPRQSPLTSILIDDSHRKTLHGGTQLTLADLRESVWIIGGRVPVRSFILRCAICTRHRGERAQQLIGQLSAARVQPTRAFLHTGLDYAGPITLKTFQGRGAKTYKGWIAVFVCMFSSAVHLELVTDYTAAAFIAAYHRFTSRRGICHTLYSDCGTNFVGADKDLKRLFAAGSRSLQELSVLIAQDGTNWKFNAPGAPHFGEKWKAAVKSIKFHLRRTIGDSLLTLEQYSTLLAQIEAILNSRPLTPLDEDTAYLAVLTPGHFLIGQSLNAVPEPSLTELLPAWLSH; via the exons ATGGCTGCCGCTGTTTATTTGAGAGTCACTGACGTTGATGAGAACACAAAGGTCTCACTTTTGGGTTCAAAAACGCAAGTAGCACCGCTGAAGACCATGACAATTCTACGCTTGGAATTATCTGCTGCATGGTTGCTTACACAACTGATACTTCATGTCAAGGAAATTCAGTCGCTAGAAAATATCAGGATCAATCTCTGGACTGACTCCGCCGTGACTCTCGTATGGATTCAAAGTCCAGCAACCCGCTGGAAGACATTCGTCCGCAATAGAGTGGAAAAAATCCAAGAAACGCTTCGAGATGTCTCCTGGAAATTTATTCCAGGAAAACAAAACCCCGCTGACTGCGCTTCAAGAGGTAGACCAACGCTAAAGCTAAAACAACACGCTCTCTGGTGGTATGGACCGACTTGGTTTCATGAACCAGAATCCTCTTGGCCCACTCTGGAGCCTCCAGCTGAAAACGCAACGCATCGAGAAGAACGCCAAGGTCTGACACTA CTGTTTCCACTGCTACAGAAGCTCAGCATCTGGCATCGTGTCATCGACCGCTTCAAAAGAGTTCCACAATCTTCGCTGGCCTACCCGCTTACTCCATCAGACCTGGAGCACGCTAAATTGACCTTGATTAAACTCACCCAAGGACAATACTTCGCTAGAGAGATTCATACGCTTCAAGATGGTGATGGTCTGCCGAAAAATAACTGCATCACCAATCTGACTCCGTTTATTGACCATCAGGGGGTCCTGAGAGTCGGTGGCCGTTTGAAAAACGCATTGCTGGACCCAGAAGAAAAGCATCCAGCGATCTTGCCAAGACAATCACCGCTTACATCAATCCTGATTGATGATTCGCACCGCAAAACGCTTCACGGAGGTACTCAGCTTACGCTCGCTGACTTGCGCGAGAGTGTCTGGATCATTGGAGGCCGTGTTCCAGTCAGATCATTCATATTACGCTGCGCTATCTGCACTAGACACCGTGGAGAACGCGCTCAACAGTTGATAGGTCAACTATCTGCCGCACGAGTGCAGCCAACTCGAGCTTTCCTGCATACAGGACTCGACTACGCTGGACCCATCACTCTGAAAACTTTTCAAGGACGTGGAGCAAAAACATACAAAGGCTGGATTGCAGTCTTTGTCTGCATGTTCAGCTCAGCTGTACATCTAGAGCTAGTGACTGACTACACCGCTGCCGCCTTCATCGCCGCTTATCACCGCTTTACTAGTCGCCGAGGTATCTGTCATACGCTATACTCAGATTGTGGAACCAACTTTGTAGGGGCAGATAAAGACCTGAAACGACTATTCGCTGCAGGATCCCGCTCACTTCAAGAATTATCAGTGTTAATCGCTCAAGATGGCACGAACTGGAAGTTCAATGCGCCTGGAGCTCCACATTTTGGAGAAAAATGGAAAGCCGCTGTGAAATCAATTAAGTTTCATCTTCGACGAACAATCGGAGACTCGCTGTTGACGCTAGAGCAGTATTCAACGCTACTGGCTCAAATTGAAGCCATCTTGAATTCCAGACCGCTCACACCGCTGGATGAAGATACTGCTTACCTGGCAGTACTGACAccaggtcatttcttaatcggACAGTCACTCAACGCAGTTCCAGAGCCATCGCTGACAGAATTACTACCCGCTTGGCTCTCGCATTAG